The following are encoded in a window of Solidesulfovibrio magneticus RS-1 genomic DNA:
- the gcvH gene encoding glycine cleavage system protein GcvH has protein sequence MQKDLLYSKSHEWARVEDEIAVVGITDFAQEQLGDITFVELPAVGDTVEAGREMGSVESVKAASELYSPVSGEVIEVNEELENAPEKVNSDPYGEGWLIRVRLTDEPAGLLSPEEYEELAKAEH, from the coding sequence ATGCAAAAGGATCTACTCTATTCCAAGTCCCATGAATGGGCTCGCGTCGAGGACGAAATCGCGGTGGTCGGCATCACCGACTTCGCCCAGGAACAACTCGGCGACATCACCTTTGTGGAACTGCCGGCCGTAGGCGACACCGTCGAGGCCGGCCGGGAAATGGGCTCCGTGGAGTCCGTCAAGGCGGCCAGCGAACTCTACAGCCCGGTCAGCGGCGAGGTCATCGAGGTCAACGAGGAGCTGGAAAACGCTCCCGAAAAGGTCAATTCCGATCCTTACGGCGAAGGCTGGCTGATCCGCGTGCGGCTCACCGACGAACCCGCCGGCTTGCTGTCGCCCGAGGAGTACGAGGAACTGGCCAAGGCCGAGCACTAA